Proteins encoded within one genomic window of Bacillus sp. 1NLA3E:
- a CDS encoding HTH-type transcriptional regulator Hpr, translating into MAEKQYSIKEALLFSQRIAQLSKALWKSVEKDWQQWIKPFDLNINEHHILWIAYHLHGASISDVAKFGVMHVSTAFNFSKKLEERGLLKFSKKESDKRNTYIELTEAGEKILLDSMESYDPKQNATFTGAMPLKELYGKFPDIIEMMAIVRNIYGDDFMEIFEKSFNNIELDYTEESGKLKKRESNTENGETNIEKEYV; encoded by the coding sequence ATGGCAGAAAAACAGTATTCAATTAAGGAAGCATTGCTATTTAGTCAAAGGATTGCCCAATTAAGTAAAGCGTTGTGGAAGTCTGTGGAAAAGGACTGGCAACAATGGATAAAGCCTTTTGACCTAAATATTAATGAGCACCATATTTTATGGATTGCTTACCATTTGCATGGGGCTTCTATCTCGGACGTTGCAAAATTTGGGGTAATGCACGTTTCAACAGCTTTTAACTTTTCAAAAAAACTTGAGGAAAGGGGTTTACTGAAGTTTTCCAAAAAGGAAAGCGACAAAAGAAATACGTATATAGAATTAACAGAAGCAGGAGAAAAGATTTTACTAGATTCAATGGAAAGCTACGATCCTAAACAGAATGCTACGTTTACAGGAGCAATGCCATTAAAAGAGTTATATGGGAAATTTCCTGATATTATCGAAATGATGGCAATTGTTCGCAACATTTACGGTGATGATTTTATGGAGATTTTTGAGAAATCCTTCAATAATATTGAACTTGATTACACCGAGGAATCTGGGAAACTCAAAAAAAGAGAATCCAATACCGAAAATGGAGAAACAAATATCGAAAAAGAATACGTCTAA
- a CDS encoding YhaI family protein, translated as MTYNALIDKIVQLEYHQKLLLKMLSDTKLQFFKLVIEKSLREADVDAFFKLCDQLSNDLKEQKAEGFVHFNPLFDKFKVNLHPNLQAEDVIRSCLAQQLFTPLMTEFKKYI; from the coding sequence ATGACATATAATGCACTAATAGATAAAATAGTCCAGTTAGAATACCATCAAAAGCTGCTATTAAAAATGCTGAGTGATACGAAACTACAATTTTTTAAGCTTGTTATTGAAAAATCGTTGAGGGAAGCGGATGTAGATGCCTTCTTTAAACTTTGTGATCAATTGAGCAATGATTTGAAAGAACAGAAAGCGGAAGGCTTTGTTCATTTCAATCCGCTTTTTGATAAATTTAAAGTCAACCTACATCCTAACCTCCAAGCTGAAGACGTGATTAGGTCGTGTCTTGCCCAACAATTATTTACGCCTTTAATGACAGAATTTAAGAAGTATATCTAA
- a CDS encoding sporulation YhaL family protein translates to MTIPFWVYFVVAGILMSAFMAIKTGKEERIMEQENIQREGEIFMERLEKEKEERKQDVEDFKDAEQDVKSVGLY, encoded by the coding sequence ATGACAATCCCATTTTGGGTCTACTTCGTGGTAGCTGGGATCTTAATGAGCGCTTTTATGGCGATTAAAACCGGTAAAGAAGAAAGAATAATGGAGCAAGAAAACATCCAGCGAGAAGGCGAAATTTTTATGGAACGGCTCGAAAAGGAAAAGGAAGAGCGAAAACAGGATGTTGAGGATTTTAAGGATGCTGAGCAGGATGTTAAGTCAGTGGGATTATATTAG
- a CDS encoding YjcZ family sporulation protein — MSGGPGLYGGGFALLVVLFILLIIIGASWL, encoded by the coding sequence ATGTCCGGAGGACCTGGATTGTATGGTGGAGGGTTTGCCCTTTTAGTGGTACTCTTCATTCTTTTAATCATTATTGGTGCGTCTTGGTTATAA
- a CDS encoding ATP-binding protein has protein sequence MILKINEIHIYGYGKLEDFIVKNLDDLNIFYGENEAGKSTIMSFIHSVLFGFPTRQQTELRYEPKKLAKYGGQLIATFPSGKAVIERVKGKSTGDVKVLMEDGTQGGEELLKELLSNMDKNLFQSIFSFNLHGLQNIQQMKNGDLGKFLFSTGTLGTDRLLATETFLQKRLDSLYKQSGKKPLINEKLAEIKLLSQDLKKAEQHNDQYWQYLEEKETLEAKLAQLQLQTSELQGHFTRMQEWKRLLPFINEENALQDEWVQIANTEFPNDGISHLDDLKKMLIPYENKLGSLTSRIKDLENEIKNSEPNPELLAHEVAIYTAVENLPLYEQLKQESNQLALNLTELHMQISELQQNLHIALDESMVKNSDTSVFMREKTADAQRKEQRLKEKKQELDEQFQQTKQDLEEMEAQIGHYNEILLSDMEREEVFQQKSLAENRSQYEKELAEIQNQKRMINNLQIQETQQGKLNKRQSLLQLVVLTGIFALLAGWGFVEKQWVVFAIAMAGFLYLFIFRNRKPSARKGDFQTELTTLKEKETVLTNKLDSTLTKSLDSIVQQLAEDNQLREKQNILKIKWDQRNDQYEKILLSYELWEQESRLHHLLLVDLGKELGIPNDIALTYVHDAFLLIEKLKGVFAEKRKVRDREKLVLAELLEIEVRIRDLAKQFLLTEPPQLQNVAYLLRQELKKHQEMQIHYESRRKKLADLIDEYKQNLHEKEQLRQEISRLFEQAKVESEADFRNKGAIAERKRGIADRLNEIQRQLASSSISLIDREELKSVNNPDQQLNLLLGQQEECQQQLMNLQEQLAEVKYQIVLLEDGGTYAELLHKFKHKQSELNDDAKIWARYAIAKDLLSKAVEQYKNQRLPKMIKKAETFLRFLTEDRYIRIHTPKEGSSFVIESRDHTLYEPNELSQATSEQIYVSLRLALATTLYEKYQFPIIIDDSFVNFDHIRTGKVIQLLNQLQGHQILFFTCHRHLLPYFNKGKVIEIKEHLSTSMQF, from the coding sequence ATGATTCTGAAAATCAATGAAATCCATATATATGGATACGGTAAATTGGAAGATTTCATCGTGAAAAATTTAGATGATCTTAATATTTTCTATGGTGAAAATGAAGCTGGAAAATCAACCATTATGTCATTCATTCATAGCGTATTGTTCGGATTTCCGACAAGGCAGCAAACAGAATTGCGATATGAACCGAAAAAATTGGCTAAGTATGGTGGTCAGTTAATCGCCACTTTTCCATCAGGGAAGGCAGTGATTGAGCGTGTAAAAGGGAAGTCTACTGGCGATGTGAAAGTTTTGATGGAAGATGGCACCCAAGGTGGGGAAGAGCTATTGAAGGAACTCTTGTCGAATATGGATAAAAACCTGTTCCAATCGATTTTCTCCTTTAATCTCCATGGACTGCAAAATATTCAACAAATGAAAAATGGAGATTTAGGCAAATTCCTATTTTCAACAGGAACACTTGGTACGGACAGGTTGTTAGCAACGGAAACCTTTCTCCAGAAGCGGCTAGATTCACTTTATAAGCAAAGTGGAAAAAAGCCATTAATAAATGAAAAGTTGGCGGAGATTAAGCTACTCTCTCAGGATTTAAAAAAGGCTGAGCAGCATAATGACCAGTATTGGCAGTACCTTGAAGAAAAAGAAACATTAGAGGCAAAGTTAGCTCAATTACAACTTCAAACGAGCGAGCTACAAGGCCATTTCACGAGGATGCAGGAATGGAAACGACTGTTACCATTCATAAATGAAGAAAACGCTCTTCAGGATGAATGGGTGCAAATAGCCAATACCGAATTTCCAAACGATGGAATTAGTCATCTTGATGATTTAAAAAAAATGCTCATTCCATATGAGAATAAACTAGGAAGCTTAACTTCACGAATCAAGGATTTAGAAAATGAAATTAAAAATAGTGAACCTAATCCTGAGTTGTTAGCACATGAAGTAGCCATTTATACGGCAGTCGAAAATCTTCCTCTTTACGAGCAATTAAAGCAGGAAAGTAATCAACTGGCCTTAAACTTAACCGAGCTACATATGCAAATTTCTGAATTACAGCAGAATCTCCATATAGCTCTTGATGAAAGTATGGTGAAAAATAGTGATACAAGTGTGTTTATGAGAGAAAAAACGGCTGATGCACAAAGAAAGGAACAGCGATTAAAAGAGAAAAAGCAGGAGCTTGATGAACAATTTCAACAAACAAAGCAGGATCTTGAAGAAATGGAAGCGCAAATAGGCCATTATAATGAAATTTTATTATCAGACATGGAACGAGAAGAAGTTTTTCAGCAAAAAAGTTTAGCTGAGAACCGAAGCCAATACGAAAAAGAGCTAGCTGAAATACAGAATCAGAAACGAATGATAAATAACTTGCAGATTCAGGAAACACAGCAGGGCAAATTAAATAAACGACAAAGTTTACTTCAATTGGTGGTGTTAACCGGAATCTTTGCTCTTTTAGCAGGCTGGGGTTTTGTGGAGAAGCAATGGGTTGTTTTCGCAATTGCTATGGCTGGATTCCTTTATCTATTCATTTTTCGAAATAGAAAGCCTTCAGCACGAAAAGGTGATTTCCAAACGGAGTTAACCACATTAAAAGAAAAAGAAACCGTGTTGACAAATAAGCTTGATAGTACATTGACTAAAAGTTTAGATTCCATCGTCCAGCAATTGGCTGAGGACAATCAGCTTAGGGAAAAGCAAAACATCCTCAAAATAAAATGGGATCAAAGAAATGACCAATATGAAAAAATCCTTTTATCTTATGAGTTGTGGGAACAAGAATCGCGGTTACATCATCTCCTGCTTGTTGATTTAGGAAAAGAACTAGGGATTCCGAATGACATTGCCTTAACCTATGTTCACGATGCTTTTCTCTTAATTGAAAAACTAAAAGGTGTTTTTGCGGAAAAAAGGAAAGTAAGAGATCGGGAAAAGTTGGTTCTTGCAGAGCTGTTGGAGATTGAAGTTCGAATCAGAGACTTGGCAAAACAATTTTTACTAACAGAGCCGCCTCAACTTCAAAATGTGGCTTATTTACTTAGGCAAGAGCTTAAAAAACATCAGGAAATGCAGATTCATTATGAAAGTAGAAGAAAAAAGTTGGCTGATTTGATCGATGAATATAAGCAAAATCTTCATGAAAAAGAGCAGTTAAGGCAAGAGATTTCACGACTTTTCGAGCAGGCAAAGGTTGAATCAGAAGCGGATTTTCGAAATAAAGGGGCCATTGCTGAAAGAAAAAGGGGGATTGCCGATCGTTTGAATGAAATTCAGCGGCAATTAGCGTCTTCCTCCATTAGTTTAATTGATAGAGAGGAATTAAAATCCGTAAACAATCCTGACCAACAACTAAACTTACTTCTTGGCCAACAAGAAGAGTGTCAGCAGCAACTCATGAACCTTCAAGAACAATTGGCAGAGGTTAAATATCAAATTGTGTTACTTGAAGATGGTGGGACCTATGCTGAGCTACTGCATAAATTCAAGCACAAACAATCTGAATTGAATGATGATGCCAAGATTTGGGCGCGCTATGCTATTGCAAAAGATCTCCTTAGCAAAGCAGTGGAGCAATATAAAAATCAGCGCTTACCAAAAATGATTAAAAAGGCCGAAACCTTCCTTCGTTTTTTAACTGAAGATCGTTATATTCGGATTCATACCCCAAAGGAAGGAAGCAGTTTTGTAATTGAAAGCCGAGATCATACTCTATATGAACCAAATGAATTGAGCCAAGCAACATCAGAGCAAATCTATGTTTCATTGAGACTGGCATTAGCTACAACCTTATATGAAAAATATCAGTTCCCGATCATAATTGATGACAGTTTTGTTAATTTTGATCATATTCGTACCGGGAAGGTTATTCAACTATTAAACCAGTTACAAGGCCATCAAATTCTATTTTTTACCTGTCATCGCCATCTTCTGCCTTATTTTAATAAGGGGAAGGTGATTGAAATCAAGGAGCATTTAAGCACCTCCATGCAGTTTTAA
- the serC gene encoding 3-phosphoserine/phosphohydroxythreonine transaminase, whose protein sequence is MKRAYNFNAGPAALPLDVLNKAQQEWLNFNDSGMAVMELSHRSKDYEMVHNKAIGLLRKLLSISDDYEILFLQGGASLQFTMIPMNLLPKEKVGNYVLTGSWSEKALKEAKKLGQTAVTASGKENNYRSIPKLDKVELDDNAAYLHITSNNTIYGTQWHNFPEVVGAPLIADMSSDILCKPIDVNKFGLIYAGAQKNLGPSGVTVVIIRKDLLAQSSDDLPTMLNYQTHAGNNSLYNTPPTLAIYLLSLVLEWVDSLGGVAEIEKMNEEKAKVLYDVIDGSNGFYKGHATPDSRSSMNVTFTLATEEATTAFLAQAKELGFVGLAGHRSVGGCRASIYNAVPLDHVVKLAEFMKSFQEKFE, encoded by the coding sequence ATGAAACGCGCCTACAATTTTAATGCGGGTCCAGCCGCTTTACCACTAGACGTATTAAACAAAGCCCAACAGGAGTGGTTAAACTTTAATGATTCAGGCATGGCCGTGATGGAGTTAAGCCATCGCAGCAAAGATTACGAAATGGTCCATAATAAAGCAATAGGACTTCTTCGTAAGTTACTTTCGATCTCAGATGATTATGAAATCCTATTTTTACAAGGTGGAGCAAGCTTGCAGTTTACCATGATTCCTATGAATCTCCTTCCAAAAGAGAAAGTTGGAAATTATGTATTAACAGGCTCATGGTCCGAAAAGGCTCTAAAGGAAGCAAAAAAATTAGGCCAAACGGCCGTTACCGCATCTGGTAAAGAAAACAATTATCGTTCCATTCCAAAGCTTGATAAGGTTGAACTTGACGACAATGCTGCCTATCTCCATATTACTAGTAATAATACGATTTACGGCACTCAATGGCATAACTTCCCAGAGGTTGTGGGTGCTCCATTAATCGCTGACATGTCAAGCGATATCCTGTGTAAGCCAATTGATGTAAATAAATTTGGACTTATCTATGCTGGCGCTCAGAAAAACCTTGGTCCTTCAGGCGTAACTGTCGTGATCATCCGAAAAGATTTGTTGGCTCAATCAAGTGATGACCTCCCAACTATGTTGAACTATCAAACTCACGCCGGTAATAATTCTCTTTATAACACCCCACCAACATTAGCAATTTATTTATTATCATTGGTTTTAGAATGGGTGGATTCTTTAGGTGGAGTCGCTGAGATAGAGAAAATGAACGAAGAAAAGGCAAAAGTTCTATACGATGTAATTGACGGAAGCAATGGCTTTTATAAAGGTCATGCAACTCCGGATAGCCGTTCATCAATGAATGTTACTTTTACACTAGCAACAGAAGAAGCAACAACCGCTTTTCTAGCACAAGCAAAAGAACTTGGCTTCGTCGGGTTAGCCGGTCACCGTTCTGTCGGTGGTTGCCGTGCCTCCATTTATAACGCTGTTCCATTAGACCATGTTGTGAAATTAGCGGAATTTATGAAGTCATTTCAAGAAAAATTCGAATAG
- a CDS encoding HIT family protein, which produces MSDCIFCKIANGEIPAAKVFENEHVFAFLDISQVTKGHTLVIPKIHKENVFELTPDIAKNVFEAVPAITNAIKEEFNPIGLNVVNNNGELAGQSVFHFHIHLIPRYGQGDGFGAVWKTHDEDYTSKDLQDIASGIGKHL; this is translated from the coding sequence ATGAGTGATTGTATTTTTTGTAAAATTGCCAATGGTGAAATTCCGGCGGCGAAGGTCTTTGAAAATGAACATGTTTTTGCCTTTCTCGATATCAGTCAAGTAACCAAAGGACACACTTTAGTCATCCCAAAAATACATAAAGAGAATGTGTTTGAATTGACTCCAGATATTGCCAAAAACGTTTTTGAGGCTGTCCCAGCCATCACAAATGCGATTAAAGAAGAATTTAATCCAATCGGCTTGAATGTCGTAAATAATAATGGCGAATTAGCAGGCCAATCTGTGTTCCATTTTCATATCCATTTGATTCCAAGATACGGTCAAGGGGACGGATTTGGAGCTGTTTGGAAAACTCACGATGAAGATTATACTTCCAAGGACCTGCAAGACATCGCTTCAGGCATCGGCAAACATTTATAA
- a CDS encoding YjcZ family sporulation protein, whose product MGAGYGGGFALIVVLFILLIIVGAAWL is encoded by the coding sequence ATGGGTGCAGGATACGGCGGCGGTTTCGCATTAATCGTTGTACTATTTATTTTATTGATCATTGTTGGCGCAGCTTGGCTTTAA
- the yhaM gene encoding 3'-5' exoribonuclease YhaM, whose protein sequence is MTKGILQYDVGEQVDVFLLIKHVTKGVASNGKPFLTLILQDQSGEIEAKLWDASETDEKNYSTENIVKVSGDILSYRGRNQLRIRQIKPSLPTDSVKLADFLVTAPVHVDEMGGKLTQYIFEMKNPNIQRITRHLLKKHNQEFMKYPAATKNHHEFVSGLAYHVCCMLDLAKVIAGLYPSLDKDLLYAGVILHDLGKVFELSGPISTTYTVEGNLLGHISIMVNEIGKAADELQISGEEVLILQHLVLSHHGKAEWGSPKPPLIKEAEILHYIDNIDAKMNMLDRALDRVKPGEFTERVFALDNRSFYKPTFHK, encoded by the coding sequence ATGACTAAAGGAATATTGCAATATGATGTAGGGGAACAAGTTGATGTATTTTTGTTGATAAAACATGTGACAAAAGGGGTTGCTAGCAACGGGAAGCCTTTTTTAACGCTAATATTGCAAGATCAAAGTGGAGAAATTGAGGCTAAGCTTTGGGATGCTTCTGAGACGGATGAGAAGAACTATTCTACAGAAAATATTGTTAAGGTTTCTGGTGATATATTAAGCTATCGTGGCAGAAATCAGTTGAGAATTCGTCAAATCAAGCCTTCTTTGCCTACGGATTCAGTTAAACTAGCAGATTTTCTTGTGACTGCTCCAGTTCACGTAGATGAAATGGGAGGGAAGCTTACTCAATATATTTTTGAAATGAAAAATCCAAATATCCAACGAATCACTAGGCATTTGTTAAAAAAACATAACCAAGAGTTTATGAAATATCCGGCTGCAACGAAAAACCATCATGAATTTGTTTCGGGACTTGCCTATCACGTTTGTTGTATGCTGGATTTAGCTAAAGTTATTGCGGGTCTTTACCCAAGCTTAGACAAGGATCTCCTGTATGCGGGAGTCATTCTTCATGATTTAGGGAAAGTATTCGAACTTTCGGGTCCCATTTCCACGACTTACACGGTTGAAGGGAATTTATTAGGACATATTTCAATTATGGTAAATGAAATTGGAAAGGCAGCCGATGAGCTCCAGATTTCAGGTGAAGAAGTCTTGATTCTCCAGCATTTAGTGTTATCCCATCATGGGAAAGCGGAGTGGGGGAGTCCGAAACCACCATTAATAAAAGAAGCTGAAATTCTTCATTATATTGATAATATTGATGCCAAGATGAATATGCTTGATCGGGCTCTTGACAGAGTGAAGCCAGGGGAATTTACTGAACGAGTATTTGCTCTAGACAATCGCTCTTTTTATAAACCGACCTTTCATAAATAA
- a CDS encoding peptidylprolyl isomerase, whose protein sequence is MKKWVLALSLAAGVIGLTACSSNSSDVVVKSDAGNITKDELYVAMKDQYGQQALQELLYTKVLSKKYKVTDTELDKKVKEIKDQAGANFQMLLAQNNIKDEKELKEVLKPQLLIEKASLKEVKVTDKELQAHYKYIKARHILVADEATANEVKSKLAAGEKFEDLAAKYSTDPGSKDNGGDLGWFGEGAMVPEFEKAAYALKIDEISAPVKSENGWHVIQVTDRKDKKPLKEIKDDLTYEIKQSKLDQTTIQKVIDKELKAANVKIQDKDLEGVLTHGTTTTK, encoded by the coding sequence ATGAAGAAATGGGTATTAGCCCTTTCATTGGCGGCAGGCGTTATCGGATTAACTGCTTGTAGCAGCAATAGTTCAGATGTTGTAGTAAAATCCGATGCTGGTAACATTACGAAGGACGAGCTTTATGTAGCAATGAAGGATCAGTATGGTCAACAGGCTCTACAAGAGCTTTTATACACTAAAGTCCTTTCAAAAAAATACAAAGTAACCGACACAGAATTAGACAAAAAGGTCAAAGAAATTAAAGACCAGGCCGGTGCAAATTTCCAAATGCTTCTTGCTCAAAACAACATTAAAGATGAAAAAGAATTAAAAGAAGTGTTAAAACCTCAGCTTTTGATTGAAAAAGCAAGTTTAAAAGAAGTTAAGGTGACTGATAAAGAACTTCAAGCACATTATAAATATATTAAGGCACGCCATATTTTGGTTGCTGATGAGGCTACTGCAAATGAAGTAAAAAGCAAGCTTGCTGCAGGCGAAAAGTTTGAAGACCTTGCTGCGAAATATTCAACAGACCCAGGTTCAAAAGATAATGGGGGAGATTTAGGTTGGTTTGGTGAAGGCGCTATGGTTCCTGAGTTTGAAAAAGCAGCCTATGCCCTAAAAATTGACGAAATCAGCGCTCCAGTTAAATCTGAAAATGGATGGCATGTTATCCAAGTAACAGATAGAAAAGATAAAAAACCATTAAAAGAAATTAAAGATGATTTAACCTATGAAATTAAGCAATCTAAGTTAGATCAAACTACAATCCAAAAGGTAATTGATAAAGAGTTAAAAGCAGCAAACGTTAAGATCCAAGATAAAGATCTTGAAGGCGTTTTAACTCACGGAACAACCACTACTAAGTAA
- a CDS encoding tryptophan transporter, with the protein MNTKNLVALSLLVGIGAVLHTVIPGFFLGMKPDMMLTMMFLGIFLFPDKKSVLLLGLVTGIISGLTTTFPGGLFPNIIDKVITSFVVFGLFLAVAKFKNSLISIAVLTAIGTIVSGIVFLGSASLIVGLPGPFVALFAAVVLPAAAFNTVTMIVLYPIASSIVKRTTVSKHSFN; encoded by the coding sequence TTGAATACGAAAAACCTGGTTGCCTTATCATTATTAGTTGGAATTGGTGCTGTATTACACACCGTAATCCCCGGATTTTTTCTAGGTATGAAGCCTGATATGATGTTAACAATGATGTTTTTAGGGATTTTCTTATTCCCTGACAAAAAAAGTGTACTTCTATTAGGGTTAGTCACTGGAATAATTTCTGGTTTAACAACCACCTTCCCTGGAGGTTTGTTTCCAAATATTATTGATAAAGTAATTACATCCTTTGTTGTTTTCGGGTTGTTTCTAGCAGTTGCTAAATTCAAAAATTCACTTATTAGCATTGCAGTGTTAACAGCTATTGGGACAATTGTTTCTGGTATTGTTTTCCTTGGATCAGCAAGTCTCATCGTTGGTCTTCCGGGTCCATTTGTTGCTTTATTTGCAGCAGTGGTTCTTCCTGCGGCAGCATTCAACACCGTTACAATGATTGTCCTATATCCGATTGCTTCATCGATTGTTAAGAGAACTACTGTTTCAAAACACTCATTTAATTAA